From a region of the Aeoliella mucimassa genome:
- a CDS encoding DMT family transporter, giving the protein MAYLYFAIVCLLFGSNFKLMDVAATALGPLTVGSARLLGGAAVLLGIVLVKRQSLAVDRKTLLRITIVAITANAYPFVIQPWILSQEADHSFLAIFVPLTPLMTIMAAVPMLGVRPTGKQTIGVAVGLVLLVWIALADAETHHFPQWLMPIAVTVPLSYAIGNTLVRQQLQQVPALVISSIQLAVGGTLLLPLAIWECLTMPTKGTPADLEHAVFALSILGPLGTGACIGLLVHLILERGPLFAGMTTYVIPLVALGWGYRDGEAISTLQLVAMGGILCMVALVQSSQANYVSAARTSR; this is encoded by the coding sequence ATGGCCTACCTGTATTTCGCAATCGTCTGCTTGTTGTTCGGATCGAATTTCAAGCTGATGGATGTCGCAGCCACTGCGCTCGGCCCACTGACCGTGGGGTCCGCTCGCCTGCTGGGGGGAGCGGCCGTGCTGTTGGGCATCGTGCTGGTGAAACGGCAGTCGCTGGCGGTCGATCGTAAGACGCTGCTGCGGATAACCATTGTCGCGATCACTGCGAACGCCTACCCGTTCGTGATTCAGCCGTGGATCCTCAGTCAGGAAGCGGATCACAGCTTTCTGGCGATCTTCGTGCCGCTCACGCCGTTGATGACGATCATGGCCGCGGTGCCGATGCTCGGCGTGCGTCCCACTGGCAAGCAAACCATCGGTGTGGCCGTCGGTCTGGTGCTGCTGGTGTGGATCGCCTTGGCCGATGCCGAAACGCACCACTTTCCCCAATGGCTGATGCCGATCGCAGTGACGGTTCCGCTGTCGTACGCAATTGGCAACACGCTGGTCCGCCAGCAACTGCAGCAGGTGCCCGCACTGGTGATTTCCTCCATTCAGCTCGCGGTCGGCGGAACGTTGCTGCTTCCGCTGGCGATTTGGGAATGCCTGACGATGCCAACCAAAGGTACGCCTGCCGATCTGGAGCACGCCGTGTTCGCGTTGTCGATTCTCGGCCCGCTCGGCACCGGTGCTTGCATCGGCTTGTTGGTTCACCTGATTCTCGAGCGCGGGCCGCTGTTCGCCGGCATGACCACCTACGTGATTCCGCTGGTCGCCCTGGGGTGGGGCTACCGCGATGGCGAAGCGATCAGCACCCTGCAGCTTGTCGCCATGGGAGGCATCCTCTGCATGGTGGCCCTGGTTCAGTCGAGCCAGGCGAACTACGTGTCGGCCGCGAGAACTAGTCGTTAA
- a CDS encoding pyridoxal phosphate-dependent aminotransferase — translation MHPWIAQRTQYVDSSGIRKVFDLAAKLANPINLSIGQPDFAVPDAVKQAAIQAINDDQNGYSLTQGIPALRERLQADVDKQYGHDNRRVLVTSGTSGALVLALMAMVDPDDEVICFDPYFVMYPALTGMVGGKVVKVDTYPDFHVDLAKVEAAITPRTKLILFNSPANPTGVLATEDEVRGLAELAAKHNIAIVSDEIYRRFCYSDELVSPASFNDQAIVVDGFSKTYGVTGWRLGFVHGPAEIIDKMTMLQQYTYVCAPHPLQWSMLAALDVDMQPYVDSYRHRRDLLLDGLRSAGYEVSQPDGAFYVFPKAPWGTGSEFVAEAIARELLIIPGNIFSARDTHFRISYAASEETVKRGIDVLTDLAKR, via the coding sequence ATGCATCCCTGGATCGCCCAACGCACGCAGTACGTCGACAGTTCCGGCATTCGCAAAGTGTTCGACCTGGCGGCCAAGCTGGCCAATCCCATCAACCTGTCGATCGGCCAGCCGGACTTCGCCGTGCCCGATGCAGTGAAGCAGGCAGCCATCCAAGCAATCAACGACGACCAGAACGGGTACAGCCTGACCCAAGGCATCCCCGCCCTCCGCGAGCGGTTGCAGGCCGATGTCGACAAGCAATACGGGCACGACAATCGTCGGGTGCTCGTGACCAGCGGTACTTCCGGCGCGCTGGTGCTCGCGCTGATGGCCATGGTCGATCCCGACGACGAAGTCATTTGTTTTGATCCTTACTTTGTGATGTACCCAGCCCTCACCGGCATGGTGGGTGGCAAGGTGGTAAAGGTCGATACCTATCCCGACTTCCATGTCGATCTGGCCAAAGTCGAAGCGGCTATCACGCCTCGTACGAAGCTCATCCTGTTCAACAGCCCGGCGAATCCGACCGGCGTGCTCGCGACCGAGGACGAAGTCCGCGGGCTGGCCGAACTAGCGGCCAAGCACAACATTGCTATCGTGTCCGACGAGATCTATCGCCGGTTCTGTTACTCCGACGAGCTGGTGAGTCCAGCGTCGTTTAACGATCAGGCGATCGTGGTCGATGGGTTCAGCAAAACGTACGGCGTCACCGGATGGCGGCTCGGCTTTGTGCATGGGCCGGCTGAGATCATCGACAAGATGACGATGCTGCAGCAGTACACCTACGTATGTGCTCCGCACCCGTTGCAATGGTCGATGCTGGCCGCGCTCGATGTCGACATGCAGCCGTACGTCGATTCGTATCGCCATCGCCGCGACTTGCTGCTCGACGGACTTCGCTCGGCAGGCTACGAGGTCTCGCAACCCGACGGGGCATTCTACGTATTCCCCAAGGCACCTTGGGGAACCGGCAGCGAGTTCGTCGCCGAGGCCATCGCCCGCGAGCTGCTCATCATCCCGGGCAACATCTTCAGCGCACGCGACACTCACTTCCGCATTTCGTACGCAGCGAGTGAAGAGACCGTAAAGCGCGGCATCGATGTGCTGACCGACCTGGCCAAGCGTTAG
- a CDS encoding DUF1559 domain-containing protein: MVRTRSGFTLVELLVVIAIIGILVALLLPAVQSAREAARRNSCKNNLKQMGLALLNYENAYGVLPGGQTDSSLYYSVNTQILPYMEQGTTHDRIEFDKFIYDTSSANPTIAQVQPEVYLCPSDPQQGGNAYSWSGSSGSTFMGWTNYHSNAGSWVRLGGWDGVFGPMNDTAGKPAFKPLRLARVVDGTSNTVAFAEVANGLAPDIASGTGTGDPIADCFEFGSPPSGKLAAVQNQFLEKDWRTAAVPWSGEWRFRGYPWVEGTMWRTWYNHLLPPNSVCWRPDSWWEIVSPASSYHAGVVNAVKLDGSVDSVPEDIDPIVWTDMGTRDGLPPEPQTTGPRR, translated from the coding sequence ATGGTGCGCACTCGCTCGGGTTTTACCCTAGTTGAACTGTTGGTGGTGATTGCCATTATCGGTATCCTTGTGGCATTGCTGTTGCCAGCAGTTCAGTCCGCCCGCGAAGCCGCGCGGCGCAACAGTTGCAAAAACAATCTGAAGCAAATGGGCCTGGCCCTGCTGAACTACGAAAATGCGTATGGCGTTTTGCCTGGTGGTCAAACCGATTCGTCTTTGTACTATTCGGTAAACACCCAGATTCTTCCCTACATGGAACAAGGTACGACTCACGACCGGATTGAGTTCGATAAATTCATCTACGATACGAGCAGTGCCAATCCGACGATTGCCCAAGTGCAACCCGAAGTCTATCTCTGCCCTTCCGATCCACAGCAAGGTGGCAACGCCTACTCGTGGTCAGGCAGTAGCGGCTCGACCTTCATGGGATGGACCAACTATCACTCGAATGCTGGCAGTTGGGTGCGACTCGGTGGCTGGGACGGAGTGTTCGGCCCCATGAACGACACCGCCGGTAAACCGGCCTTCAAACCATTACGTCTGGCCCGCGTTGTCGATGGCACCAGCAACACCGTTGCCTTTGCCGAGGTAGCCAATGGCCTGGCTCCCGACATCGCTTCGGGCACCGGCACTGGCGATCCGATTGCCGACTGTTTTGAGTTTGGCTCTCCGCCTAGCGGCAAGCTTGCGGCCGTGCAGAATCAATTCCTCGAGAAAGACTGGCGGACCGCTGCAGTCCCATGGTCGGGCGAGTGGCGTTTCCGCGGCTACCCCTGGGTCGAAGGCACTATGTGGCGCACTTGGTACAACCACTTGTTGCCGCCGAACTCGGTCTGCTGGCGTCCTGATAGCTGGTGGGAAATCGTATCTCCCGCGTCGAGCTACCATGCTGGCGTCGTGAATGCGGTGAAACTCGATGGCAGTGTCGACTCGGTACCCGAAGATATTGATCCAATCGTCTGGACCGACATGGGCACCCGCGACGGTTTGCCCCCCGAGCCACAAACCACGGGTCCACGCCGGTAA
- a CDS encoding cupin domain-containing protein, with protein sequence MSVTRQQWIDSLALQPHPEGGWYREMYRADESVPQTSLPSRFTGDRSFSTAIYYLLGPGDFSALHRIHQDELWHFYDGSPLAIEVIHPDGRAEQLRLGRDVTAGEAPLAIVPAGSWFGAQVLDPTGFALAGCTVAPGFDFADFEMPTRDELLALFPQHQALITRLTR encoded by the coding sequence ATGTCTGTTACGCGTCAACAATGGATCGATTCGCTCGCCCTCCAACCTCACCCCGAGGGTGGCTGGTATCGCGAGATGTACCGCGCGGACGAATCGGTTCCACAGACCTCGCTCCCCTCTCGGTTTACTGGCGATCGTTCGTTCAGCACCGCGATTTACTACTTGCTCGGCCCTGGCGACTTCTCGGCACTGCACCGCATTCACCAAGACGAGCTGTGGCACTTTTACGATGGCTCGCCGCTGGCGATCGAGGTGATCCACCCCGACGGCCGCGCCGAGCAACTGCGACTCGGTCGCGATGTGACCGCCGGCGAGGCTCCGCTGGCGATCGTGCCAGCCGGTAGCTGGTTCGGCGCCCAGGTACTCGACCCCACCGGCTTCGCGCTCGCTGGCTGCACGGTAGCCCCCGGGTTCGACTTCGCCGACTTCGAGATGCCGACCCGCGACGAGTTGCTGGCCCTCTTTCCGCAGCACCAAGCCCTCATCACCCGGCTAACACGCTAG